In Yarrowia lipolytica chromosome 1F, complete sequence, a genomic segment contains:
- a CDS encoding uncharacterized protein (Compare to YALI0F22121g, similar to uniprot|Q7S1U1 Neurospora crassa NCU09058.1 hypothetical protein): protein MLRTISRTRTMVPSRHLISYRFFSDVSTTKGETFTLTKHFLDASNTAHIAVYSLNRPEAMNSISKKLLEEFETYINSLAAEGRHQNVTNTRALILSSELPKVFCAGADLKERKTFTDADTAAFLNKLNGTLDTIQSLHMPTITAIQGFALGGGAEISLATDFRVLSDVAQFGLPETRLAILPGAGGTKRLPKLIGYSRALDLVLTGRRVKADEALHLGIANRTGENALETALEMAKLICEGGPIAINAAKMAVRGQSKEWEIAAYNKVVNSEDKFEALSAFKEKRKPIFKGR from the coding sequence ATGCTCCGAACAATCTCCAGAACCCGGACCATGGTCCCCAGCCGACATTTGATCTCATACAGATTCTTCTCCGACGTGTCCACGACCAAGGGAGAGACGTTCACTCTGACCAAACACTTTTTGGATGCCTCCAATACCGCCCACATTGCCGTCTACTCGCTCAACCGGCCCGAGGCCATGaactccatctccaagaagcttctggaggaatTTGAGACCTACATCAACTCGCTGGCAGCCGAAGGACGTCATCAGAATGTCACCAACACTCGTGCTCTGATTCTGAGCTCGGAGCTGCCCAAGGTTTTCTGTGCTGGAGCAgatctcaaggagcgaaagaCATTTACTGATGCTGACACCGCTGCCTTCCTTAACAAGCTCAATGGCACTCTCGACACCATCCAGAGCCTGCACATGCCCACTATCACTGCCATTCAGGGCTTTGCCCTCGGAGGAGGCGCTGAGATCTCCCTGGCTACAGACTTCCGAGTTCTGTCTGATGTGGCCCAATTTGGTCTGCCCGAGACCCGTTTGGCAATCTTGCCTGGCGCTGGAGGAACCAAGCGACTCCCCAAGCTGATTGGATACTCTCGAGCTCTTGATCTGGTGCTCACTGGACGACGAGTAAAGGCCGACGAGGCTCTCCATCTTGGTATTGCCAACCGAACCGGCGAGAACGCCCTCGAGACTGCCCTTGAAATGGCTAAGCTCATCTGTGAGGGAGGACCCATTGCGATCAATGCGGCAAAGATGGCTGTTCGAGGCCAGTCCAAGGAGTGGGAGATCGCCGCCTAC